In Alkalihalobacterium alkalinitrilicum, a genomic segment contains:
- a CDS encoding NAD(P)-binding domain-containing protein, producing MCIDFTTVGVDTSQLVVKKECEKEIRYLDAPVSGGPEGTEQGTLTIMIGGNETAFDNVLPSKKF from the coding sequence ATTTGTATTGATTTCACAACAGTAGGGGTTGATACGAGTCAATTAGTCGTTAAGAAAGAGTGTGAAAAAGAAATACGTTATTTAGACGCACCTGTAAGCGGAGGACCAGAAGGAACTGAACAGGGGACGTTGACAATTATGATCGGTGGAAATGAGACGGCATTTGATAACGTTCTACCTTCCAAAAAGTTTTAA
- a CDS encoding class II fumarate hydratase, with translation MVHSNQFRKEKDTIGEILVPTTAYYGSQTQRAFENFQISGKRLPRSFIKAQGIIKASAAQTNVELGKLPENIGNAIIEAADEVIHGKWDHQFIIDVYQAGAGTSQNMNANEIIANRATELLGGSIDPSMNTFRVHPNDHVNMSQSTNDTFPSALNIAAVENVVQRLLPAVLQLQQELQNKSNQFMHILKTGRTHLHDAVPIRLGQEFSGYAGTIQFGYRQIESTVDPLYEIGLGGNAIGTLINTHPDYPQKVIEEVSKRTNMPFRAPTNLFSFMQNRNAPIRTMIALKELVIHLIKITSDLRLLSSGPRTGLAEITLPSVQPGSTIMPGKVNPAILEMVHMVCCQVIGYEAAIATAGMASQLEINVMMPVIAYTLLESIDILSNAIQTLTTKCINGIQANEEICKNWMEASLSLVTGLSPTMGYDLTAQIGMQADTENKTLKQVLQELGLLTEEVEKALNPEKML, from the coding sequence ATGGTACATTCCAATCAATTCCGTAAAGAAAAAGACACTATTGGCGAGATACTTGTTCCAACTACTGCCTATTATGGGTCACAAACCCAAAGGGCATTTGAAAATTTTCAAATTAGTGGTAAGCGCCTCCCTCGTTCTTTTATTAAAGCACAAGGAATTATTAAAGCTTCAGCCGCTCAAACAAACGTAGAGTTAGGGAAACTTCCTGAGAACATAGGAAATGCCATTATAGAAGCAGCAGATGAAGTGATACACGGAAAATGGGACCATCAATTTATTATTGATGTTTATCAAGCTGGAGCTGGAACGTCACAAAATATGAATGCCAACGAGATAATTGCCAATCGTGCGACAGAGTTATTAGGTGGGTCAATAGATCCTTCAATGAATACGTTTCGAGTACATCCGAACGATCATGTTAATATGTCTCAATCAACAAACGATACTTTTCCATCTGCGCTCAATATAGCTGCAGTTGAAAATGTCGTTCAAAGATTACTTCCTGCTGTACTGCAATTACAACAAGAGCTTCAAAACAAATCAAATCAGTTTATGCACATTCTCAAAACAGGAAGAACTCATTTACATGATGCGGTTCCCATACGTTTAGGACAAGAATTCTCTGGATATGCAGGTACAATACAGTTTGGATACCGTCAAATCGAATCAACTGTCGATCCGCTTTATGAAATTGGTTTAGGTGGTAATGCCATCGGTACCCTGATTAACACTCATCCAGACTATCCACAAAAAGTAATTGAAGAAGTTAGTAAACGTACGAACATGCCATTTCGAGCCCCTACCAACTTATTTAGCTTCATGCAAAATAGAAATGCTCCGATTCGTACGATGATAGCATTGAAGGAGCTCGTGATTCATTTAATCAAAATCACAAGTGATTTGCGCTTATTAAGCTCAGGGCCTCGAACAGGGTTAGCTGAAATTACGCTTCCTTCTGTGCAGCCAGGTTCAACCATTATGCCAGGGAAAGTTAATCCCGCTATCTTAGAAATGGTTCATATGGTTTGTTGCCAAGTGATCGGTTATGAAGCGGCCATCGCTACAGCAGGAATGGCAAGTCAATTAGAAATTAATGTCATGATGCCAGTGATTGCATATACCTTATTAGAATCTATCGATATACTGTCAAATGCTATTCAAACATTAACCACAAAATGTATCAATGGAATTCAAGCTAATGAGGAAATATGTAAAAACTGGATGGAAGCGAGCTTGTCTTTAGTGACAGGGCTAAGTCCAACGATGGGGTATGATCTAACCGCACAAATTGGCATGCAAGCAGATACTGAAAATAAAACGTTAAAACAAGTATTACAAGAATTAGGATTATTGACAGAAGAAGTTGAAAAAGCGCTTAACCCTGAAAAAATGCTCTAA
- a CDS encoding lytic transglycosylase domain-containing protein: MRGRLIFVFAVLLLVTVLHYQTELKRGLIQFSFKDNSIPSCYIPIYQEAGEKYDIPWKLLAAIHRIETRFSTVDPMVSSVGAVGHFQFMPRTWVGWGYPGTDLGDITDEVDITDIALISEYGGYGMDASGNGKADPFNVVDSANAAAKYLADHGAANDDLAKAVFAYNHSQNYVDKVLYYYDLYNDEYKAEKPSGYCYK; the protein is encoded by the coding sequence ATGAGAGGACGGTTAATCTTCGTATTTGCCGTTCTCCTTCTTGTGACGGTTTTACATTATCAAACAGAATTAAAAAGAGGCTTAATCCAGTTTTCATTTAAAGATAATTCAATTCCAAGTTGTTATATTCCGATCTATCAGGAAGCTGGGGAGAAATATGATATTCCCTGGAAATTACTTGCCGCAATTCATCGCATTGAAACGAGGTTCTCAACTGTAGACCCCATGGTGAGTTCAGTCGGAGCGGTTGGGCACTTTCAGTTCATGCCGAGAACGTGGGTTGGATGGGGATATCCAGGAACAGATTTAGGAGATATTACAGATGAAGTCGATATTACCGATATCGCACTTATCTCTGAATATGGTGGTTACGGCATGGATGCCTCTGGAAACGGGAAAGCGGACCCTTTTAACGTTGTCGATTCTGCGAACGCAGCTGCCAAATATTTAGCCGATCATGGTGCAGCTAATGATGATCTTGCCAAAGCGGTATTTGCATATAACCATAGTCAAAATTATGTTGATAAAGTGTTGTATTACTATGATCTCTACAACGATGAATACAAAGCCGAAAAGCCTTCTGGATATTGTTATAAATAG
- a CDS encoding DEAD/DEAH box helicase, whose protein sequence is MSRLTELYPQAVEHTKLKIYDDIDRYLEAKEILPTYEQYIVDRRHCIEQIWTNVWLTKVTNDVPKREKKTYLSDSGYEVEGVDRKLINRLFRNEMRTYQPFDTLSWVAETFSSDDKEWEAHYHRIRDEYLKRKEEELLAEKRSNIREAIEAFSQRMIEEEYEHFYLYVRYHVANQLANDFDNNQKYPAIAPFKIEEKLVEEGPFEPANYSTVATFFDELTGAVHRKFHWEYETYYYAYEKLIEGYIPNLVARSIMKEFPPSLLDQYKVEFNKDLSQRSLRKMLTVYFNTLESDYFNRIQEEYVSDLLELATVPFDLERHQKIYEDDLEDRERKKEEELAEIERKKALEERMLDDIFGREYRPSLGRNIQYVLHIGETNTGKTHHALERMKEGKSGLYLAPLRLLALEIFDKLNHEGVPCNLKTGEEEKEIEGANHISCTVEMFHEKEFYDIVVIDEAQMIADNDRGFSWFKAITKANAKEVHIIASHNAETMIIELLGESNIEIYKYYREIPLEVESKEFSMKNTRKGDALVCFSRRRVLETASKLQNNGHSVSMIYGSMPPETRKKQMQRFIDGETTVIVATDAIGMGLNLPIRRIVFLENEKFDGTRRRRLTSQEVKQIAGRAGRKGIYDVGKVAFTKEIKRMKRLLDQEDELVSTFAIAPTNAVFDRFQKYHRELGTFFELWNKFESPKGTKKATLSEERELYTMVRGTQIEARLSMMDLYGFLHLPFSTNESLLTKQWRRAMSAIIKGEELPEPIIKKGSLEEVELSYKAVGLHLLFLYRLNRRTEALYWERVREEISDDVHERLKTDVRNMSKQCKKCGTKLELDFSFPICEDCYSSRYKRNDYYYEY, encoded by the coding sequence ATGAGTAGATTAACTGAACTTTACCCTCAAGCAGTTGAACATACGAAGCTGAAAATATATGATGACATTGATCGTTACCTTGAAGCAAAAGAAATACTCCCGACGTATGAGCAATATATCGTTGATCGACGTCATTGTATTGAGCAAATTTGGACTAATGTATGGCTGACTAAAGTAACAAATGATGTACCTAAACGAGAGAAAAAAACATATTTGAGTGATAGTGGTTATGAAGTTGAAGGAGTCGATCGGAAGCTTATTAATCGTTTATTTCGTAATGAAATGAGAACTTATCAACCGTTTGATACTCTTTCTTGGGTTGCCGAAACATTTTCTAGTGATGACAAAGAGTGGGAAGCGCATTATCACCGCATTCGTGATGAGTATTTAAAAAGGAAAGAAGAAGAACTTCTCGCTGAAAAAAGAAGTAATATTAGAGAAGCTATTGAAGCTTTCTCCCAACGTATGATCGAAGAAGAGTATGAGCATTTTTACCTGTATGTTAGATACCATGTTGCGAACCAGTTAGCGAATGATTTTGATAACAACCAGAAATATCCAGCCATTGCGCCATTTAAGATTGAAGAAAAATTGGTTGAGGAAGGCCCGTTCGAACCAGCAAATTATTCGACAGTTGCTACTTTTTTCGATGAACTTACTGGGGCTGTTCATCGAAAATTTCACTGGGAATATGAAACGTACTACTATGCCTATGAGAAGTTGATTGAAGGTTATATTCCTAACCTAGTAGCAAGGAGTATAATGAAGGAATTCCCCCCGTCGCTATTGGATCAGTATAAGGTGGAGTTTAATAAAGATTTGTCTCAACGGTCATTAAGGAAAATGCTAACGGTTTATTTTAATACACTTGAAAGTGATTATTTCAATAGGATACAAGAAGAATATGTATCAGACCTTCTTGAGCTTGCTACCGTTCCTTTTGATTTAGAACGTCATCAAAAAATATATGAAGATGATCTCGAAGATCGAGAACGGAAAAAAGAAGAAGAATTAGCTGAAATTGAACGAAAAAAAGCGTTAGAAGAACGAATGCTTGATGATATATTTGGACGTGAATATAGACCATCGCTCGGTAGGAATATTCAATATGTCTTACATATTGGTGAAACAAATACAGGAAAAACGCATCACGCTTTAGAACGAATGAAAGAAGGGAAGAGTGGTTTATATTTAGCCCCACTCCGCTTATTGGCTCTTGAAATTTTTGATAAATTAAACCATGAGGGTGTTCCGTGCAATCTGAAAACAGGAGAAGAGGAAAAGGAGATCGAAGGAGCTAACCATATTTCCTGTACGGTTGAAATGTTCCATGAAAAAGAGTTTTATGATATCGTCGTTATTGATGAAGCCCAAATGATAGCGGATAACGATCGTGGTTTTTCATGGTTTAAAGCCATTACAAAGGCGAATGCAAAAGAAGTTCATATCATTGCGAGTCATAATGCCGAAACAATGATTATCGAACTTTTAGGAGAATCTAATATTGAAATTTACAAATACTATCGAGAAATTCCTCTTGAAGTTGAATCGAAAGAATTTAGTATGAAGAATACGAGGAAAGGGGATGCACTTGTTTGCTTTTCTAGAAGACGTGTTCTAGAAACGGCCTCTAAACTCCAAAATAATGGCCACTCCGTCAGCATGATTTATGGAAGTATGCCTCCTGAAACGAGAAAAAAACAAATGCAACGTTTTATAGACGGGGAGACAACGGTTATCGTTGCAACGGATGCAATCGGTATGGGATTAAACCTCCCGATCCGTCGAATTGTTTTTTTAGAAAACGAAAAATTTGATGGTACGAGGAGACGGCGACTAACATCACAAGAAGTGAAGCAAATTGCCGGCCGTGCAGGGCGAAAAGGAATTTATGATGTCGGTAAAGTAGCCTTTACAAAAGAAATAAAAAGAATGAAACGTCTATTGGATCAAGAAGATGAGCTCGTATCAACTTTTGCCATTGCACCAACAAACGCTGTTTTTGACCGCTTTCAAAAGTATCACCGTGAACTTGGAACGTTCTTTGAACTTTGGAATAAATTCGAAAGTCCAAAAGGTACGAAAAAAGCAACATTATCTGAAGAACGAGAATTATATACGATGGTCCGTGGTACACAAATTGAAGCAAGGTTATCGATGATGGACCTTTATGGATTTTTACATTTACCTTTTTCAACAAATGAGTCATTACTCACAAAACAATGGCGCAGAGCAATGTCTGCGATAATAAAAGGGGAGGAACTACCAGAACCGATAATTAAGAAGGGTAGTCTGGAAGAAGTGGAGTTGTCTTACAAAGCAGTCGGACTTCACTTATTATTTTTATATCGATTAAATCGGCGAACTGAAGCACTGTATTGGGAACGTGTGCGTGAAGAGATAAGTGATGACGTACACGAACGTTTAAAAACGGATGTTCGTAATATGAGTAAACAATGTAAAAAATGTGGGACAAAGTTAGAGTTAGACTTTTCATTTCCAATATGTGAGGATTGTTATTCATCTAGATATAAAAGAAACGATTACTATTATGAATATTAA